In Citrus sinensis cultivar Valencia sweet orange chromosome 2, DVS_A1.0, whole genome shotgun sequence, a single genomic region encodes these proteins:
- the LOC127900427 gene encoding LOW QUALITY PROTEIN: pre-rRNA-processing protein ESF2-like (The sequence of the model RefSeq protein was modified relative to this genomic sequence to represent the inferred CDS: substituted 2 bases at 2 genomic stop codons) produces MGEEGNPKSCDRSERKQRKKKENFLVEITGKTDEEDEASRVENNLKSNVAEIGEADVIGKEKELNLMEEGKQEELNLKKRRSQSIVKSKKKQRLLEEAAKADRCGICYLSRIPAHMDPVKLRQILSQYGEIQRIYLAPEDPXSRVLRKXENRKRDGGFQDQGFSEGWVEFTKKGVAKRVANMLNGEQIGGKKRSSFYYNLWNIKYLSKFKWDDLTAEIAYKNAVREQRLALELSAAKRERDFYLSKVEKSRALSSIEERLKKVCGGIFNFVCLITEI; encoded by the exons ATGGGTGAGGAGGGCAATCCAAAATCATGTGATAGGAGTGAGAGGAAACagaggaagaaaaaggaaaattttttgGTTGAGATCACTGGGAAGACCGATGAAGAAGACGAAGCAAGTCGAGtagaaaataatctaaaatctaATGTTGCGGAAATAGGGGAAGCTGACGTGAttgggaaagaaaaagagctGAATTTAATGGAGGAAGGGAAGCAGGaggaattaaatttaaaaaaaagaagaagtcaaagcatagtaaaaagtaaaaagaagcAGCGCTTATTAGAGGAAGCTGCTAAAGCTGATCGGTGTGGGATTTGCTACTTGAGTCGGATTCCTGCCCATATGGATCCTGTGAAGCTGCGTCAGATCCTCTCTCAGTATGGAGAAATACAACGAATTTATCTTGCCCCTGAAG ATCCTTAATCCAGAGTACTTCGTAAATGAGAAAATCGTAAGCGAGATGGTGGGTTTCAAGATCAAGGATTTTCAGAAGG GTGGGTTGAGTTCACCAAGAAAGGTGTTGCAAAGAGGGTTGCTAATATGCTAAATGGTGAACAAATTG GTGGAAAGAAAAGGTCCTCATTttattacaatctttggaaTATCAAGTATTTAAGCAAATTCAAATGGGACGATCTTACTGCAGAAATAG CGTACAAGAATGCTGTTCGAGAGCAGAGGCTAGCCTTAGAACTTTCTGCTGCAAAGAGGGAGCGAGATTTCTATCTTTCTAAAGTTGAAAAGTCCCGTGCATTGAGTTCTATAGAAGAACGATTAAAGAAG GTGTGTGGAGGAATATTCAATTTTGTGTGTCTTATCACAGAAATTTAA